Proteins co-encoded in one Coxiella burnetii genomic window:
- a CDS encoding virulence factor, with amino-acid sequence MHLSKTDILERAVDYYAKRQIRSHSDLMKFAGGTKAVLVTNNTRHFDRVKGLRIENWLRE; translated from the coding sequence TTGCATTTATCGAAAACAGATATCTTAGAGAGAGCCGTCGATTATTATGCGAAAAGACAAATCCGCTCCCACTCGGATTTAATGAAGTTTGCGGGTGGAACCAAAGCAGTGCTTGTAACCAACAATACCAGACATTTCGATCGCGTTAAGGGTTTAAGAATAGAGAACTGGCTTAGGGAGTAG
- the hldE gene encoding bifunctional D-glycero-beta-D-manno-heptose-7-phosphate kinase/D-glycero-beta-D-manno-heptose 1-phosphate adenylyltransferase HldE, which produces MPSGIISARFWAKRLFLREGFMADKIDISLYEKARIVVYGDIMLDRYWYGQASRISPEAPIPVVNVDQIEARPGGAANVALNVAALGASVELMGVVGDDQESRELETLLNKKSINCHFHRLNDHPTVTKLRVLGQNQQLLRLDFEKTLKHYEDKGLLQRYQHSLSHAQAVILSDYAKGALFNVTAPIQRAREKGLPVLVDPKSVDFSRYAGATLLTPNLKEFEAVVGHCRTDQELEFKARALIHQYRFEAILITRGKQGMMLIQKEGAAINLVAHAREVYDVTGAGDTVIAVMAASLAAGGDFYEAAQLANLAAGLVVRKLGAATVTVPELRRALHQITASHHGILSEKALLLAVADARAHGETIVMTNGCFDILHAGHVHYLEAAKAMGHRLIVAVNDDNSVRRLKGKDRPINSLQARMEVLTALRAIDWVVPFSEDTPARLITEVLPNILVKGGDYQPSQIAGGDEVVKNGGKVLTIPIKEGFSTSRLVEKMLN; this is translated from the coding sequence TTGCCCAGTGGCATAATAAGCGCTCGTTTCTGGGCTAAGAGATTGTTTTTAAGAGAAGGATTCATGGCGGATAAAATTGACATTTCTCTTTATGAAAAGGCGCGCATTGTAGTCTACGGGGATATAATGCTGGATCGCTATTGGTATGGACAAGCTTCACGAATCTCTCCCGAAGCGCCTATTCCCGTTGTTAACGTTGATCAGATAGAAGCGCGTCCCGGCGGGGCGGCGAACGTGGCGTTGAACGTAGCTGCCTTGGGCGCTTCAGTGGAGTTGATGGGGGTTGTGGGGGACGATCAGGAATCCAGAGAGCTTGAGACGTTGCTGAATAAAAAGTCTATTAATTGTCATTTTCATCGGCTCAACGACCATCCAACGGTGACTAAACTGCGTGTGCTGGGACAAAATCAACAACTTTTGCGATTGGATTTTGAAAAAACGTTAAAACATTACGAAGACAAAGGCTTGTTGCAGCGCTATCAGCATTCACTCTCTCATGCACAAGCCGTTATCTTATCCGATTATGCTAAAGGCGCGTTATTTAACGTCACTGCACCCATCCAACGGGCGCGTGAAAAGGGGCTCCCCGTTTTAGTCGATCCCAAATCAGTTGATTTCAGCCGTTATGCGGGCGCTACGCTTTTAACGCCTAACCTAAAAGAATTTGAGGCGGTGGTGGGTCATTGCCGAACGGACCAAGAGTTGGAGTTCAAAGCGCGAGCTTTAATTCACCAATATCGTTTTGAAGCTATCCTTATCACCCGCGGAAAACAAGGGATGATGTTAATTCAGAAAGAAGGGGCGGCTATTAATTTAGTAGCCCATGCGCGTGAAGTGTACGATGTCACTGGGGCGGGCGATACAGTGATTGCGGTAATGGCAGCTTCTTTAGCAGCCGGGGGTGATTTTTACGAAGCGGCCCAGCTCGCTAATTTGGCAGCCGGTTTAGTGGTACGGAAACTCGGTGCGGCGACAGTGACGGTTCCCGAATTGCGCCGTGCATTACACCAAATAACCGCTTCCCATCATGGGATTTTATCTGAAAAAGCACTGCTATTAGCAGTAGCAGATGCCCGCGCTCACGGCGAGACAATTGTTATGACTAACGGTTGCTTTGATATTTTGCATGCCGGTCACGTTCATTATTTAGAAGCGGCCAAGGCGATGGGCCACCGTTTAATTGTAGCAGTCAACGACGACAATTCGGTAAGGCGCTTAAAAGGAAAAGACCGACCTATTAATTCGTTACAAGCGCGCATGGAAGTCTTAACCGCGTTACGTGCCATCGATTGGGTAGTGCCATTTTCAGAAGATACGCCTGCGCGTTTAATTACTGAAGTGTTGCCGAATATTTTAGTGAAAGGCGGCGATTACCAACCCAGCCAAATCGCAGGTGGTGATGAAGTTGTTAAAAATGGCGGGAAAGTACTGACTATTCCAATTAAAGAAGGTTTTTCGACTTCGCGTTTGGTTGAAAAGATGCTCAATTAA
- a CDS encoding glycosyltransferase family 2 protein: MSKLSVYIIAYNQITKIEAAIKSVLWADEVVVVDSHSTDGTTELAEKLGARVVQVPFRGFGDLRNQAVAACQYDWIFSLDSDERCTPAARDEILSIINSNDALDIYKIPRKNRFMGRWIKHGGWYPDYRQPQLFRKNALTYVPDVVHENYRCHSNKPMGYLKNPIWQIPFEDLSEMMHKANRYSTLGVDRLKKKYGKASMFRAITHMSWTFIKVYIVKFGFLDGWPGLVIAMGHSYGAFYRYAKFYEQERCQRI, translated from the coding sequence ATGAGTAAATTATCCGTTTATATCATCGCTTATAATCAAATAACCAAAATTGAAGCCGCGATTAAAAGCGTTTTGTGGGCCGACGAAGTGGTTGTCGTTGACTCGCACAGCACCGACGGCACTACTGAACTGGCAGAAAAACTAGGAGCACGGGTTGTCCAAGTGCCTTTTCGCGGCTTTGGCGATTTACGTAATCAAGCGGTCGCTGCGTGTCAATACGATTGGATATTTAGTCTTGATTCTGATGAACGCTGCACGCCGGCGGCGCGCGATGAAATTCTTTCTATCATTAATTCCAATGATGCGCTGGATATTTATAAAATACCGCGTAAAAATCGTTTTATGGGTCGTTGGATTAAGCACGGTGGTTGGTATCCTGATTATCGTCAACCACAACTCTTTCGAAAAAATGCGCTCACTTATGTCCCCGATGTCGTCCACGAAAATTATCGCTGTCACAGCAACAAGCCCATGGGTTATTTAAAAAATCCTATTTGGCAGATCCCCTTTGAGGACTTATCCGAAATGATGCACAAGGCAAACCGCTATTCGACACTCGGTGTTGACCGACTTAAAAAAAAATATGGGAAAGCTTCTATGTTTCGAGCCATCACCCACATGAGCTGGACTTTTATTAAAGTTTATATTGTCAAGTTCGGTTTTTTAGATGGCTGGCCTGGACTTGTGATCGCGATGGGACACAGCTACGGGGCATTTTACCGGTATGCTAAATTTTACGAGCAAGAGCGATGTCAACGGATCTAA
- a CDS encoding glycosyltransferase, with protein MRELHIIEPTLADQTGHCHAYVHSLIQANAAFKYDLHVWLNRRGRTLYPGARVRLRPYFRRRWRKLQKFFCLRSLLRSGKTIFIPTAGRIDLIYLDWLLKEKKYEGKLFLHFHQFKVSEKKMALLKKIAKKHPEFIMMAPTAKLLTIFQQSGFRRCELVPCPTYGTPFRSFGKNSFEKVVYAGAARADKGFPEVVSFLEYLAEKEKNLPIELQISPPFSGRYDEKSKAALLRLENIPLSKLIIHDRALDQADYQRLFIGGIGLLVYDGVSYRDKFSGVTLDALYAGCPIITVNNTWMGEVVERFQAGKVIDYRSPECIYEALCLIRCDYARFQKNAKRAGEILSREHDPANTLKIIDKHNI; from the coding sequence ATGCGCGAGCTTCATATTATCGAGCCTACCTTGGCGGATCAGACGGGCCATTGCCACGCGTATGTGCACAGCCTGATTCAGGCCAATGCCGCTTTTAAGTATGACCTTCACGTATGGCTGAACCGGCGGGGGCGCACGCTTTATCCTGGCGCGCGTGTGCGCCTTCGCCCTTATTTTCGACGTCGCTGGCGCAAGCTGCAAAAATTTTTTTGTTTGCGTTCCTTACTTCGCTCTGGCAAAACCATTTTTATCCCAACGGCGGGACGCATTGATTTAATTTACCTCGATTGGCTTTTGAAAGAGAAAAAATACGAGGGGAAACTGTTTTTGCATTTCCATCAATTTAAAGTTTCCGAAAAGAAAATGGCGCTGCTAAAAAAGATAGCCAAAAAACATCCTGAATTTATTATGATGGCTCCTACCGCAAAGTTACTCACTATTTTCCAACAAAGTGGGTTTCGACGCTGTGAACTTGTGCCTTGCCCCACTTATGGGACGCCTTTCCGTTCTTTTGGAAAAAATTCGTTTGAGAAAGTGGTTTATGCCGGCGCGGCCCGAGCGGATAAGGGATTTCCCGAGGTAGTTTCTTTTTTAGAATATTTAGCCGAAAAAGAAAAAAACTTACCCATCGAGTTACAAATTTCCCCTCCTTTTTCAGGGCGTTATGATGAGAAAAGCAAAGCCGCCCTCTTACGCTTGGAAAATATTCCCTTATCGAAATTAATTATTCATGATCGTGCGCTTGACCAGGCAGATTACCAACGATTATTTATCGGCGGCATTGGCCTTTTAGTTTATGATGGAGTCAGTTATCGGGATAAATTTAGCGGTGTTACTTTAGATGCTTTATACGCTGGCTGTCCTATTATTACTGTCAATAATACCTGGATGGGCGAAGTCGTGGAGCGATTTCAAGCTGGAAAAGTGATAGACTACCGATCGCCTGAGTGTATTTATGAAGCGTTATGTTTAATCCGTTGTGATTATGCGCGTTTCCAAAAAAATGCAAAGCGTGCGGGGGAAATCCTCTCGCGCGAGCACGATCCGGCGAACACGTTAAAAATCATCGATAAACACAATATTTAG
- a CDS encoding O-antigen ligase family protein, producing the protein MCIREEIMQEAYKLRYQRVRKTTGVLLAATAFSVPLSTTATCILFPLATLLSLFSDPWHKKWRAISSHPVAIVLILFIALYVIAAFYSVAPNRDIFHQFSKTSNLLCAVILIGFSCEPPWRRYILNAFLIAMTITLGLSYIKYFFNPLLFFSTPFGKSSVFKDHIIQNFLMVITAFIFLYRSLTPVAPTFKLRTPNKWLNRWIYGILAFAAIFNALFINDGRSGYFIFAALLFFSGGLYFGWRGFLVALIMAVLLSGLAYHFSDQFRWRITELVQNTERYQKGEANTSVGIRIQSIKNAYFLFKQRPWLGHGTGGFHTAYATLPPEKTQATGDMRLSYNSYLNVGIELGIVGVFLLLMNFLIQWKYSYSLSGDYRYFMQALLIGMVIGCLGNSWLSDTTELHLYALFLGVAFSEMAARRAAWTGKPEEKLRSFQAA; encoded by the coding sequence ATGTGTATTCGAGAGGAAATCATGCAGGAAGCCTATAAGCTCAGATATCAACGGGTAAGAAAAACGACAGGAGTGCTTCTAGCTGCTACCGCCTTTTCTGTGCCTCTTTCAACGACAGCTACGTGTATTTTGTTCCCACTAGCGACGCTTCTCAGTTTGTTCAGCGACCCATGGCATAAGAAATGGCGTGCGATTTCATCACACCCGGTTGCTATTGTCTTAATACTATTTATAGCGCTCTATGTTATCGCGGCTTTCTATTCTGTTGCGCCAAACCGTGATATTTTTCATCAATTTTCCAAAACGAGTAACCTCTTATGTGCGGTCATTTTAATTGGATTTTCCTGTGAGCCCCCTTGGCGACGGTATATCCTGAATGCTTTTCTTATTGCGATGACTATTACGCTTGGTTTGTCCTATATCAAATATTTCTTTAATCCGCTCTTATTTTTCTCTACTCCCTTTGGGAAAAGTAGCGTTTTTAAAGATCATATTATCCAAAATTTCTTAATGGTTATCACCGCTTTTATTTTTCTTTACCGATCTTTAACGCCGGTAGCGCCTACCTTTAAGTTGAGAACCCCTAATAAATGGCTCAACCGTTGGATCTATGGAATCCTCGCTTTTGCCGCGATCTTTAATGCCCTATTTATTAATGACGGGCGTTCTGGTTATTTTATCTTCGCTGCTCTTTTGTTTTTTAGCGGCGGGCTTTATTTTGGCTGGCGCGGCTTCCTTGTCGCTCTCATTATGGCTGTGCTTTTAAGCGGCCTGGCGTATCACTTTTCGGATCAGTTTAGATGGCGGATTACAGAACTGGTTCAAAACACCGAACGCTATCAAAAAGGAGAAGCTAATACTTCTGTCGGCATTCGTATTCAATCGATAAAAAACGCTTATTTTCTTTTTAAACAACGGCCGTGGCTTGGCCATGGTACCGGTGGCTTCCACACGGCTTACGCGACATTACCGCCCGAGAAAACCCAGGCCACCGGTGATATGCGTCTCTCTTATAATAGTTATTTAAACGTCGGTATTGAACTCGGCATTGTCGGTGTTTTTCTTTTGCTGATGAATTTTTTAATTCAATGGAAATACAGTTACTCGCTTTCGGGCGATTACCGCTATTTCATGCAAGCGTTATTGATTGGCATGGTGATAGGTTGTTTAGGCAATTCGTGGTTAAGCGACACCACGGAACTTCATTTATACGCTCTTTTTCTAGGGGTCGCTTTCTCAGAAATGGCCGCAAGGCGAGCGGCGTGGACAGGGAAGCCTGAAGAAAAACTGCGTTCTTTTCAAGCGGCATGA
- a CDS encoding Rossmann-like and DUF2520 domain-containing protein — protein MRKPLINIIGAGRLGKTIARLVVTHEAGIIKGICNATFKNAEKAAQFIGQGKAFNTIESLPPADITVIATPDDYIEPCCQQLSRSKNLKPASIILHCSGSLSSEILFPVVKKGCFTASAHPLQSFAVPELVLSRYKGTYCAIEGHSQAIPLLNDIFTAIGSLTFLISAKKKAIYHAAGVFASNYLVTIANTAAHCLKEAGVEEKIALEMIIDLMKGTLNNLETTLSPAKSLTGPLKRGDINTILKHLHSLPDKKLLELYKTLAFSTLEIAALPEEKKENIENLLHACEGNQSET, from the coding sequence ATGAGAAAGCCGCTAATCAATATTATCGGCGCAGGCCGCCTCGGAAAAACGATTGCCCGGCTTGTGGTAACACATGAAGCGGGAATCATTAAGGGCATTTGCAATGCAACGTTTAAAAATGCTGAAAAGGCCGCTCAATTTATCGGCCAAGGAAAAGCTTTTAATACAATTGAAAGTTTGCCGCCAGCGGACATAACGGTCATAGCCACTCCCGACGATTATATCGAACCGTGCTGTCAACAACTATCACGAAGCAAAAATCTAAAACCGGCTAGCATTATCTTACATTGCAGTGGATCACTCTCTTCCGAAATTCTTTTTCCTGTTGTAAAGAAAGGATGTTTCACCGCGAGCGCCCATCCCCTGCAAAGTTTTGCTGTCCCCGAGCTGGTCCTCTCACGCTATAAGGGGACTTACTGCGCTATCGAAGGCCACAGCCAAGCAATACCTCTCTTGAATGACATTTTCACAGCGATCGGCTCTCTCACGTTTCTCATTAGCGCTAAGAAAAAAGCCATTTACCATGCGGCGGGCGTTTTCGCCTCCAACTATCTCGTGACTATTGCAAATACGGCAGCGCACTGTTTGAAGGAAGCTGGCGTTGAAGAGAAAATCGCGCTCGAAATGATTATTGATTTGATGAAAGGAACGCTTAATAACCTCGAAACCACTTTATCCCCTGCAAAATCCCTCACAGGTCCTCTTAAACGCGGTGATATCAATACCATCCTCAAACACCTTCATTCACTGCCTGATAAAAAATTATTAGAACTATACAAAACACTCGCGTTTTCAACGCTAGAAATAGCGGCTTTGCCAGAAGAAAAGAAAGAAAATATAGAAAACTTGCTCCACGCTTGCGAGGGAAATCAGAGCGAAACGTAA
- the waaF gene encoding lipopolysaccharide heptosyltransferase II — MNSSKKILIVGPAWVGDMVMAQTLFMCLKHRYPDAQIDVLAPAWTKPLLEGMPEISGTIDSPFGHGDVRLRERYRLGVALRERGYDQAIVLQNSYKSALIPYWANIPQRTGWVGEMRYGLLNDIRRLDKKRLPLMIHRYIALGLGKGVPLPIDLPRPQLRISPAKRTTALSRLALQEPAAPLLALCPGAEFGPAKQWPAEYYAEVAKKKLADGWQVWIFGSSKDKVAADRIESLTEGRARNLAGVTTLSEAVDLLSLASGVIANDSGLLHVAAALGRPVIAVYGPTTPSFTPPLSKKAETAKLDLPCSPCFKRECPYGHQQCMKSLKPAMILETMEKMNYVSL; from the coding sequence ATGAATAGCAGCAAAAAAATTTTGATCGTGGGCCCGGCTTGGGTGGGTGATATGGTGATGGCGCAGACGTTATTTATGTGCCTAAAGCACCGATATCCTGACGCTCAAATTGACGTCCTCGCGCCAGCGTGGACTAAGCCGTTGCTGGAGGGGATGCCGGAAATCAGCGGTACGATTGATTCACCTTTTGGTCATGGGGACGTGCGATTAAGGGAACGGTATCGCCTGGGTGTGGCTTTGCGAGAACGAGGCTACGACCAAGCCATTGTGCTACAAAATTCGTATAAATCCGCGTTGATCCCTTATTGGGCCAATATACCGCAACGCACCGGGTGGGTGGGTGAGATGCGTTATGGATTGCTAAACGACATTCGCCGGTTAGATAAAAAGCGTTTACCACTGATGATCCATCGTTACATTGCTCTTGGGTTGGGCAAAGGTGTACCCCTGCCGATAGACTTGCCCCGACCTCAATTGCGAATCTCACCGGCCAAAAGAACCACGGCGTTAAGTCGATTAGCGCTCCAAGAACCCGCTGCCCCATTGTTAGCCCTCTGCCCAGGGGCTGAATTCGGCCCGGCCAAGCAATGGCCAGCGGAATATTATGCTGAAGTTGCTAAGAAGAAATTGGCGGATGGATGGCAGGTATGGATATTCGGTTCTTCAAAAGATAAAGTGGCTGCGGATCGCATCGAATCGTTAACGGAAGGTCGCGCTCGAAATTTGGCGGGCGTGACGACACTCAGCGAGGCTGTCGATTTGCTTTCCTTGGCTTCGGGAGTGATAGCCAATGATTCGGGTTTACTCCATGTGGCCGCTGCTTTAGGCCGTCCGGTAATCGCCGTGTATGGTCCCACGACGCCTTCATTTACGCCGCCTTTATCCAAAAAAGCCGAGACAGCAAAATTGGATTTACCGTGCAGCCCGTGTTTTAAACGAGAATGTCCCTATGGGCATCAACAATGTATGAAGTCGTTGAAGCCGGCTATGATATTGGAAACGATGGAAAAAATGAATTACGTTTCGCTCTGA
- a CDS encoding zinc-finger domain-containing protein: MMKKPRACCIKRYYEVTEADLPLSCPMPQDRLWDAHPRVYLPIERERQVTCPYCEAKYILKDFKESAA, translated from the coding sequence ATGATGAAAAAGCCGAGAGCTTGTTGTATAAAGCGGTATTACGAAGTGACAGAAGCGGATCTTCCGCTTTCCTGTCCGATGCCGCAGGATCGACTGTGGGACGCTCATCCGCGTGTTTATCTTCCTATTGAGCGTGAAAGGCAGGTGACTTGCCCTTATTGTGAAGCCAAATATATCCTCAAAGATTTCAAGGAATCTGCAGCTTAA
- a CDS encoding CBS domain-containing protein, with amino-acid sequence MARYEPLKTITLASGNVYLRSRQLPELVHLNDPAFVVMTDFSQTPPHVVHPDKPIDDALNEMKIHGVHLLLVQDDNKHIIGVVGSEEILGELPIKISQEKRIKRSQVLVKMVMTPLDQICAFDMHTLEYAKVGNIIITLKSLRTHYALIINNENDSRQVLRGIFTTSQISRQLHMDISDAIAKAQSISELQKRQSKI; translated from the coding sequence ATGGCTCGATACGAACCACTCAAAACGATTACGCTAGCTTCTGGAAATGTTTATTTGCGCTCACGCCAATTACCTGAATTGGTTCATTTAAACGACCCTGCTTTTGTGGTGATGACCGACTTTTCTCAAACGCCACCCCATGTGGTGCATCCAGATAAACCGATTGACGATGCCCTCAATGAAATGAAAATCCACGGGGTGCACCTGCTGCTGGTACAAGATGATAATAAACATATTATTGGCGTCGTCGGTTCAGAAGAAATTTTAGGCGAGCTACCCATTAAAATTAGCCAGGAAAAACGCATTAAACGTTCCCAAGTGTTAGTTAAAATGGTCATGACGCCATTGGATCAGATCTGCGCTTTTGACATGCATACACTGGAATACGCGAAAGTAGGAAACATTATCATTACTTTAAAAAGTCTGCGCACCCACTATGCTTTAATCATCAACAACGAAAATGATTCTCGCCAAGTTCTGCGGGGAATTTTTACTACTTCACAAATTAGTCGTCAGTTACACATGGATATTTCTGATGCGATTGCCAAAGCGCAGTCTATTTCCGAGCTGCAAAAGCGGCAATCGAAAATTTAA
- a CDS encoding CBU_1665 family Dot/Icm T4SS effector: MKNKIVLRQLLAAKSIIPVGIYAGPRLDDSTLRNVKTYQALIAMLNNGLPLDGSELNCLIPKLGDLRAFDLCCDLYYRVSPSLDTFVRMIRAAAKAGSFNAGEIIYNHALGWLSQFNYDPLYYSELVNARLFFLQKIGTAEAVKEAIHFFLSSLKRGWCDIKAYPAVVGAVKQSFGSGYMDPFYQEIQGIFFNGIILLDKIDNAEISTGVTREESQSIRIDLLNKMLEAASWNRDFERVDECFAELEKINGDDYRTYRNLMYTRAIQYRYELPEKVDDEISKVFGKAYERGWLVPYTINSFFKALKSYVEQGNISKEGKETCFSHAKAVFEQAERISNCDEWTEYWFIELAVICGHEEVRLPLIEKMINSNKDHVFKRWLGNIEVNPRHCMKSVRFTDFVNDQFWKAKNNKAKLFNLIHHYLAHGKKAVNIKVIYSLIGRLGNFKYYLAEFLFLKVKNDPKHRYNQRLWEAIIKVAVQKRANLNLDILITNLIETVQTSPRNFQGKAVRLGENLCRVLKAHYAHNPDAEDPQLLSKLYDCIGERRVSMDDLNRSYSNLGFFHQRLPAYPREEYKHEFSL; encoded by the coding sequence ATGAAAAATAAAATAGTGTTGCGCCAGTTGTTGGCTGCAAAAAGTATTATTCCAGTGGGTATTTATGCCGGTCCCAGACTAGACGATTCGACGTTGCGAAATGTAAAAACTTACCAAGCATTGATTGCCATGCTTAATAACGGCTTGCCTTTGGATGGTTCAGAATTAAATTGTTTGATCCCAAAATTGGGTGATCTAAGGGCATTTGATCTGTGTTGTGATCTCTATTACAGGGTGTCTCCCTCTCTAGACACTTTTGTTCGTATGATTCGCGCGGCGGCAAAAGCGGGAAGTTTTAATGCTGGAGAAATCATTTACAACCACGCACTGGGTTGGCTTAGTCAGTTTAACTACGATCCGCTTTATTATAGTGAACTTGTGAACGCCCGATTATTCTTTCTACAGAAAATCGGTACGGCAGAGGCTGTAAAAGAAGCTATTCACTTTTTCCTTTCCTCCCTTAAGAGGGGCTGGTGTGATATCAAGGCATATCCCGCCGTCGTGGGCGCGGTGAAACAATCGTTTGGAAGTGGATACATGGACCCGTTCTATCAAGAAATCCAAGGTATCTTTTTCAACGGAATAATTCTTTTAGATAAAATTGACAATGCAGAAATTTCCACAGGAGTAACACGTGAAGAGTCACAGTCAATTCGGATTGATCTTCTCAATAAAATGCTGGAAGCGGCATCTTGGAATAGAGATTTTGAAAGGGTAGATGAGTGTTTTGCTGAATTAGAAAAGATCAACGGGGATGACTACCGTACTTATAGAAACCTGATGTACACCCGTGCAATTCAATACCGTTACGAATTACCTGAAAAAGTCGATGACGAAATTAGTAAGGTTTTTGGGAAAGCCTATGAAAGGGGCTGGTTAGTTCCTTATACAATTAACTCTTTTTTTAAAGCTTTAAAATCTTATGTGGAACAAGGAAATATTAGCAAGGAAGGGAAAGAAACTTGCTTTTCCCATGCGAAAGCTGTTTTTGAGCAAGCGGAAAGAATTTCTAATTGCGATGAATGGACTGAGTATTGGTTTATTGAGTTAGCGGTAATTTGCGGGCATGAGGAGGTTAGGCTTCCACTGATTGAAAAAATGATTAATTCAAATAAAGATCACGTATTTAAGCGCTGGTTAGGGAATATTGAAGTCAATCCGCGGCATTGCATGAAGAGCGTGAGGTTTACCGATTTCGTGAATGATCAATTTTGGAAGGCGAAAAATAATAAAGCGAAACTCTTTAATCTCATTCATCATTACCTTGCTCACGGTAAAAAAGCCGTCAATATAAAGGTAATTTATTCTTTAATTGGACGTTTGGGTAATTTTAAATACTATTTAGCTGAGTTTCTGTTTCTAAAAGTAAAGAATGATCCCAAACATCGTTACAATCAGAGATTGTGGGAGGCGATCATTAAGGTTGCCGTGCAAAAGCGAGCGAATTTAAATTTGGATATTTTGATTACGAATTTAATAGAAACGGTTCAAACTTCACCCCGAAATTTTCAAGGGAAGGCGGTTCGATTAGGAGAAAACTTGTGTCGTGTGTTGAAAGCGCACTATGCTCATAATCCTGATGCGGAAGATCCACAGTTACTGTCCAAGCTCTACGATTGCATTGGGGAGCGGCGCGTTTCGATGGATGATTTAAATCGATCGTACAGCAACCTAGGTTTTTTTCATCAACGTCTCCCCGCATATCCCAGGGAAGAATATAAACACGAATTTAGTCTTTAA
- the rpoS gene encoding RNA polymerase sigma factor RpoS, which translates to MKTKTTKKTIKKAAKKIKKPSKRKIKKTAKKSRPKKPIKASDHGLIFAKTKKETTEKEDAELANAKAKTKKRRETRSSDPTQIYLRELGFQPLLNAKEELKIARRVHKGDPKARKQMIEANLRLVVKIARHYVNRGLPFLDLIEEGNLGLLTAVEKFDPERGFRFSTYATWWIRQTIERAIMNQSRTVRLPIHVIKELNVYLRTAKKLTQEVDHEATPEDVAHLIDKPVQEIRRIMDLAPSATSIDVPISEDGQKSLVDTLADDNNIDPARLIQNVDLQDHIERWLAQLDERHREVVILRFGLHENEKGTLEAVGKAVGLTRERVRQIQIDALQQLRHILEMEGVTGEEVED; encoded by the coding sequence ATGAAAACAAAAACCACTAAAAAAACGATTAAAAAAGCCGCTAAAAAAATAAAAAAACCCTCGAAGCGCAAGATTAAAAAGACGGCTAAAAAATCTCGCCCCAAAAAACCAATTAAGGCAAGCGACCACGGCCTGATCTTTGCGAAAACCAAAAAGGAAACCACGGAAAAAGAAGACGCAGAACTGGCCAACGCTAAAGCGAAGACGAAAAAAAGACGCGAAACACGTAGCTCAGATCCCACCCAAATCTATTTACGGGAGCTGGGGTTTCAGCCACTACTTAATGCTAAGGAGGAATTGAAAATAGCGCGGCGTGTGCATAAAGGTGATCCTAAGGCGCGCAAACAAATGATTGAAGCGAATTTACGTTTAGTTGTAAAAATCGCGCGCCATTATGTTAATCGTGGGCTACCTTTTCTCGATTTAATTGAAGAGGGAAATTTAGGACTCTTGACCGCCGTTGAAAAATTTGATCCTGAACGAGGATTTCGTTTTTCAACCTATGCGACGTGGTGGATACGTCAAACTATTGAACGTGCGATCATGAATCAAAGCCGAACGGTACGATTGCCGATCCATGTGATTAAAGAACTAAACGTTTATTTACGCACCGCAAAAAAACTCACGCAAGAAGTTGATCACGAAGCCACCCCAGAAGACGTCGCACATTTAATTGATAAGCCCGTTCAGGAAATCCGCCGTATTATGGACTTAGCACCTAGTGCAACGTCGATTGATGTGCCGATTTCGGAAGATGGCCAAAAATCGCTAGTGGATACTTTAGCGGATGATAATAACATCGATCCGGCCAGGTTAATTCAAAATGTCGATTTGCAAGACCATATCGAACGTTGGTTAGCTCAACTGGATGAACGTCATCGTGAGGTCGTTATTCTGCGTTTTGGCTTGCACGAAAATGAAAAAGGCACGCTCGAAGCAGTGGGTAAAGCGGTGGGATTGACACGCGAACGCGTTCGTCAAATCCAAATAGACGCTCTGCAGCAATTACGCCACATTTTGGAAATGGAAGGCGTCACTGGAGAAGAAGTGGAAGATTGA